GACCACACAAGCCTGTCATCATAGCAGATGGGGGGATAACTTGTGTAACCTTTGATTCTTGTATACTCTTCTGAGGAACTGCCATTTCTTCCGGAGTCGGTGCAAAAATGGCATCTACCCCAGCTTGTTCGCAAAGTTGTTGGTCTTGCTCTAAAGTGCGGGGATAGCGTTGATAATCCTCGTTAGGAGCAAATTGCAGGGGATTGACGAAAATACTCACAATCACCGTAGAATTTTCGTGCCGCGCCCGTTGGATCAAGCTTAAATGACCTTGATGCAAATTTCCCATCGTTGGCACCAGACCGACTGCCGTCTGATACCAGCCAGTCATCTCATCTAGTCTCAGATCCTCAGCAACCGCAATTAGCTTGTTTTCTGAGCAGCGTTTAGTTAAATAGCAGCGTAAAGCTGCGACTGTTGTCAGCAGGCGCACAAAAATACCCCTAGTTCTTATCGATCCCTCCCCCGTTAGTTTATATCCGAAATAGAGGGAAGAGTTGATTGAACTAGGGGAATTAAGTGATACGGAACTGGGATTGGGGTTAGGGGAAAGGTTATAGGTGACAGGTGATAGGGAATAATCTTCCCCTGTAACCTACTAGATTATTTCCCTAAGACTTCAATCTGTACTGGTGCTATGCCACTGCCCATCATTCCCAAAATTCGAGCCGCGCCAGTAGATACGTCAATGACTCGACCTCGAATGAATGGGCCTCGGTCATTAATCCGCAGCACTACAGAACGACCATTGCGGGTATTGGTGACACGAACTTTTGTGCCAAAGGGTAAGCTGCGATGAGCAGCAGTCATTGCTTCAGGGTTGAATCTCTGGCCGCTAGCGGTGCGATTACCAGCAAAGTCATAGCCATAAAAAGAAGCTACACCTCTCAAGGTGGATCGCACTACTCCGACGGCAACCTGTTGAGGCAGCTTTGGTATTGATATTTGTTGACGGACTGGTAAATTCGCAATCTCTTTTATAGGAGATGCATTGCCTAGTAGTCTCCGCAAGCGATTGGTTGCTTGCAATGCATCTTGCGCCAGATTGTTGGTGGTATCTGCTAGTCGCGTACCTTCGTTGATTTCGACCAGTTCTTCGCCATTAATTTTGATTACATAGCGATCGCCATTTTGTTGGACAGGAACGCTTTTGTTTTGCGCTTGATTAGCAGTAGATTTTTCCCCTGCTTTCCAACTGACGGTAATCTTACTCCCGTCCACGTTTTCCCGATTCAACTGGTTGATCTTAGCTGCTATTACACCAGCTATCTGAACCGGGTCATTGTCAGCGGAGCTAATCTGGTTACTCGCATCTATTACGTTCCCAGTATTTAACGCATTGGATGAATTGCTAGCAATAAGGGCGTACGATTGTACGCCCCCAGTATTGCCAATTGCACCAACTTTTTTAGTCTCAAGATTCGTATTTGATACAGAACTCAAAAAGGTGAGAACAGGTATATTTTTGATAAAAAGGGTTGCCGCCTTACGTCCTCTAATGTCGTGAGGATGAATTTCTGTAATCACAGCATCCAAGGTTTGTTTCCCTGCTGTTGATTGGTACTCTCCCACCTTAACCACATCAGGGGCAGGTGATTTTTGGGATGCTAGCGCATTCCCCTTGGTGGTTTGAGTGCAACCGACTGATGGTATTCCCAAAACAGTCAGAAACAGGGCAACAATAGTCCACAAATGTCTTTGATTCATGCGTCCGTTTTTGAAAGCGACTGTAGAACTTAAAGTTTTATAACTTGTGGGATTTATCACTAATTAAAGTGATTTCCCTTTTGAAAAACTCGAACTCGTTCCGTTTTCACTTTGTTCTTTATAACTGCAACAGACTAACACGAACCTTTTGGCTTGGGGATCAGGGTTTTAGCGTAACTATCGTCCACTTTCTCAAATTCCCATTCCAATTTTAAGGTCGAAACCTTTCTCAAAAGCGGACTTTGGCTATGTAACGCTTTTTTCCGTAAGTCAAAAATTTCTTAAAAAAACTTTACGCTTATTTCACACTAAAGTGGCGATACCTTATTCACATCACTTCTAAAGGCTCGCAACTACCCGTGTATTCTAGAACACATACTTTTTGGCTATTTCCTATAAGAAGGTAATATAACTTTAATTAAATAGCAACGGCATAAATGCTTAAAATCATTTATTTAATGAAATATTTAGATTTAACTATGAGTAAGTGGTGATATGAGTTACATCTTAAAAAATTATGCGAGTTAGCTTGAGTCTGATATATTTTTTCAAAGTTTTTTCTACTTACATCAATCATTACTTTCATTCTCCACAACTAGACTAGTATTGGTGATAAATATAACTTTCGCTGACCGTATTGCTGAGTATAAAAAAAAGGACAATACTCAAATTAATATTTTTCAGGATTAATGACTTAAAAATTAAGAAAACTTTGCGATCGCTTAAACAACAGATGTTGCATGTAATGTAAATTACATATTATCTTGTTTATCTTCAGTAATTGCTCAAGTATGATTTTTTGGAGCAAGCTGTTTTTGACAAAATCTTTGTAACAGTAGGGATGTACAGCTGCACCTCTTCTATATATAGTAGGTATTTTGGGAAATGCCATCAGCCTAATGACAAATCAAGGAGATATAGAAATAGAACCATCGCCATTAAAAGCTGTTCTCAACGAGTTGCATTCCCAGTACAAGTCTCTGCGGGAGGGTGCAGTAGCGAAATACATTCCCGAACTGGCAAAGGCAAACCCGGATTTGTTCAGCATTTGCATTGTGACAGTAGATGGTCAGGTTTACAAGGTTGGGGACTACGAGCAACTTTTTACTATTCAGTCAATTTCTAAGGTGTTTGCTTATGGACTTGCCTTAGAAGATCATGGATTAGATTATGTTTTAACTAGAGTTGGCGTAGAACCGACGGGGGATGCATTCAACGCGATTGTTTTGGATGAGCAATCGAAGCGACCTTATAATCCAATGGTAAACGCTGGAGCGATCGCCACCACTAGTTTAATCAAAGGTTCCGGCCCCACCGAACGCCTTAACCGAATGCTGGATATGTTTCGGCGATATATTGGGCGCGACGTATTCGTTGATATTTCAGTTTTTACCTCAGAACGGAGTACAGGGCATCGTAACCGCGCAATGGCGCATTTGATGCTCAACTTTGGCATGATTGACCGAAACATTGAAGAAGCGCTTGATCTTTATTTCCAGCAGTGTGCTGTGATGGTGAATTGTCAAGACTTAGCAGTGATGGCGGCTACTCTGGCGAACAAAGGTATTAACCCCATCACCAAAGAACGGGCCGTAGATAAACGTTACATCAAAGATATTCTGAGTGTTATGTATACCTGTGGAATGTACAACTTTGCAGGTGAGTGGGCTTATAAAATTGGGATTCCGGCGAAAAGCGGGATTTGTGGTGGGATTATTGCCGTTGTACCCAATAAAATGGGCATTGGAGTTTTTTCACCGTTGTTGGATGTGCGTGGTAATAGTGTGCGGGGGGTAAAGGTTTGTGAAGAACTTTCCCAACGTTTAGGTTTACATCTATTTGATTGTTCTGGTTCAGAGGCGTCAAAATAATTCGTAATTGATAATGACGATTTATATACAGCAGAATTCAGAATTCAGAATTCAGAATTCAGAAGCGATGCCCTGAGCCTGCCGTTCGCGGAGCGTCTCGTAGAGAAGAGTCAGAATGGGCTACGCCCCGCTGCGCTAACAGAAGTAAAACAGGCTTTATACTATACCTGGCTTTGAGACTTAACTTGCGCACCTCACTAACTTGAAATTCGCTGTATATATTTCGGAGATATAGGACTCCGATTTGATTTCTGAAAACATACTGAGACTGAAAAGCCCGTTTTATAAGGGTTTTATCTGAAAATTTGTTCAAAAATCAGATATGAGTCCTATATCTATTCAAACCCTTTTAAATAGGGAACAATATATTTTTGTCCTCGTTCAATGTAGTAGGGCGAAAAGAGAGTTTCATAATCTTGCTTGACTAATGCCATAGCTCGTTCCATACGTTCATGCCCATAGACAATAAACTGGGCTGTTGATGCAGCGTAGTATTCACGCTCTGACTCCTTAACATTGTTTTTAAATGCATCTTTGTAAAGCGATCGCCCTGCTTGAATAAATGCTTTTTGTTCGTCGTCAAATTCAATTTGGCCCTCACTAGGGAAATATAATTCTGTCCGTTTCATAAAACCCATGACTAGATTCATACATTCACGGGTCTGTTCTACAGACAAACATTCTTTATCGCCGCGACGAAATCCCCATTGAGTGCAACCATTAGTTACTTCTAACGCCCGCAGTTTGCTAAATTTATCTAGAGCGTCATCAGAAAATTTTTCAAACTCTTCAATGCGATCTTCTATGAGCTTTTTAAATCCTTGGAAATCTTCTTCAAAAAACTCTTTTAGTTCTTGAATCTCTGTCAGCTTGTTCCAGTAAATTGTGCGTTGTATTTTCATGATTAAAAGCTGAGTAATTCACTCAGTGTATCGTATTTGCTAAAGTTGTTTTGACAGAAAATCTGTTTAGTTATGTGTGATGGGTGGAACGCCGCTCGGAATCCTGGTAAACAATCTGGATCAAATTCCACGCGATCGCTCGCTCTGGCAAAAAACTTATGCTCGTTGACTAACCTCAAAACCTAAACTAATTAATGATTTCCTTTTATACAGTTAACATTTTAGGGATTTTCACTGATTTGGGCTTTTGACCTTTATTTTTCAGCAGAATTAAACTGGTTCTGAAAGTTGCTCATCCAGACGGCGAAACAAAAACACCCAAAGCGGTAGGGAACTATTAATTGCAATTAGTCGCACTAAATGGCCAGTTGTGACAATTTCAACATTATGATTCAATGCCAGGGAAACCAGGATCATTTCTGCCGATCCTCCTGGCGCTGTGACTAAAAGACAGGTTAACCAGTCCCAAGAGGTTAATTGCATCGCAAGTATAGCAGCGATCGCTCCGGCTACAAGAGTCATTCCTACAGACATCAAGGCATAGGCGACAGTCCGCTTTCTAAAGTTGGGTTTATCTCCCCAATATTCACCAATAGTAATTCCCAAGAGCATTTGACCCAATAAGTTTATTATTGGTGGCGGACTAAAGCTAATATCACCCACAAAAGGCAGCCAATGTAGCAAAGGATTAAACCCGATACCAATCAACAATGCACCAAAGAAATCGCCAGCGGGAATTTTAAATAATATAGCTGGATAAACTACTAATCCAGTGATTATGAGTACTAACAAGAGTAATTCTAGTTGAGATAAATCGAGATTAAGCCAAGCAGTGTTGATTGGGAGTGTTTGCGGATAGTAATTACCAGTTGATGTTTTCGCGACGAGGGGAATTAAAACAACTACAGAGGTAACGCGAATCGCC
This portion of the Nostoc sp. GT001 genome encodes:
- a CDS encoding septal ring lytic transglycosylase RlpA family protein; this translates as MNQRHLWTIVALFLTVLGIPSVGCTQTTKGNALASQKSPAPDVVKVGEYQSTAGKQTLDAVITEIHPHDIRGRKAATLFIKNIPVLTFLSSVSNTNLETKKVGAIGNTGGVQSYALIASNSSNALNTGNVIDASNQISSADNDPVQIAGVIAAKINQLNRENVDGSKITVSWKAGEKSTANQAQNKSVPVQQNGDRYVIKINGEELVEINEGTRLADTTNNLAQDALQATNRLRRLLGNASPIKEIANLPVRQQISIPKLPQQVAVGVVRSTLRGVASFYGYDFAGNRTASGQRFNPEAMTAAHRSLPFGTKVRVTNTRNGRSVVLRINDRGPFIRGRVIDVSTGAARILGMMGSGIAPVQIEVLGK
- the glsA gene encoding glutaminase A; protein product: MSLMTNQGDIEIEPSPLKAVLNELHSQYKSLREGAVAKYIPELAKANPDLFSICIVTVDGQVYKVGDYEQLFTIQSISKVFAYGLALEDHGLDYVLTRVGVEPTGDAFNAIVLDEQSKRPYNPMVNAGAIATTSLIKGSGPTERLNRMLDMFRRYIGRDVFVDISVFTSERSTGHRNRAMAHLMLNFGMIDRNIEEALDLYFQQCAVMVNCQDLAVMAATLANKGINPITKERAVDKRYIKDILSVMYTCGMYNFAGEWAYKIGIPAKSGICGGIIAVVPNKMGIGVFSPLLDVRGNSVRGVKVCEELSQRLGLHLFDCSGSEASK
- a CDS encoding AbrB family transcriptional regulator — its product is MNQSVSGTPSLEEHTHQNPVATKQQVFRKQLIVLTLEMLLALPLGLLLAKFQIGRIAWIFGGIAAGTLVLQGCRIFYQYSPQPNRTARKVGMALVGLTVGASNAHANIASIASGIPIFIFLTLFLLLSGGCIGYIYSRASKTNLFTAMLATVPGGVGIMAAIAADYNKNVSLVALVQAIRVTSVVVLIPLVAKTSTGNYYPQTLPINTAWLNLDLSQLELLLLVLIITGLVVYPAILFKIPAGDFFGALLIGIGFNPLLHWLPFVGDISFSPPPIINLLGQMLLGITIGEYWGDKPNFRKRTVAYALMSVGMTLVAGAIAAILAMQLTSWDWLTCLLVTAPGGSAEMILVSLALNHNVEIVTTGHLVRLIAINSSLPLWVFLFRRLDEQLSEPV